A region of Moorena sp. SIOASIH DNA encodes the following proteins:
- a CDS encoding outer membrane beta-barrel protein: protein MQGLLKSIFTISTLAATTIAPVLLGNSMASANPGAEDLSVKGTDASYIGVGLAAGVTSDGQGNDQNIGGNITTRLTTSKLPVSLRGDILFNEDNTAIIPSVSFDLGVAKNTNVFASVGYSFVEDDGDNTPIGNQDAWVLGVGAESQIAKDVLVYGNTKVGLNAYENSSGESVSVQVGAGYRF, encoded by the coding sequence ATGCAAGGTTTACTGAAATCTATTTTCACCATTTCTACTTTAGCTGCTACAACAATTGCTCCCGTTTTACTAGGAAATAGTATGGCTTCCGCTAATCCCGGAGCAGAGGATCTCAGCGTCAAAGGTACAGATGCTAGCTACATTGGGGTTGGTCTGGCCGCCGGTGTAACTAGTGATGGACAAGGAAATGACCAAAATATTGGTGGTAATATTACGACTCGTCTGACAACTTCAAAGCTTCCAGTGTCTCTAAGAGGTGATATTCTTTTCAATGAAGACAATACCGCGATTATTCCTAGTGTTTCTTTTGACCTAGGCGTAGCCAAAAATACTAATGTTTTTGCTAGTGTTGGTTACTCTTTTGTGGAAGATGACGGAGACAATACACCCATAGGTAATCAAGATGCTTGGGTGCTTGGCGTGGGTGCTGAAAGCCAAATTGCTAAGGATGTTTTGGTTTACGGCAATACTAAGGTAGGTCTTAACGCTTACGAAAATAGTTCAGGTGAGTCTGTCAGTGTTCAAGTGGGTGCAGGCTACCGTTTCTAA
- the recJ gene encoding single-stranded-DNA-specific exonuclease RecJ, which yields MSESISQSQWQVLAPPDFPQWFIEAVKSHTHGYSGGYAAQLLWQRGIREEKQLAGFLNPDLYQPTSPFDFGQEMKWAVKRLLQAREAGEKVAIWGDFDADGITATSVLWEGLGQFFWQHQQLSYYIPNRMTESHGLNCPGIDQLNASGVKLIVTCDTGSTNLREIDYAHQLGMDVIITDHHTLPDDRPPVVSIINSRYFAESHPLFHLSGVAVAYKLVEAMYQVLPNIPQQRLEGLLDLVAIGLIADLVELSGDCRYLAQRGIEQLKQQLKTRSRPGVARLLELCKRSGDRPTDISFGLGPRINAVSRIQGDASFCVELLTSKDEKRCKQLALDTELANSRRMSLQKDITKQVKDKLAQLDLSTTNVIVLEDPQWPVGVLGLVAGEIAQEYGRPTILLSTVLLSTESSDRESKLVEAGLEDKHSYSIARGSARSVNNIDLYELVNSQAHLLHRFGGHPFAAGLSLPVDNIPLFTEAINQQLAQKLGTTGALMMPAIEADLVVKVAELGKALFDELKHLEPCGIGNLVPKLLIKNCWFEQVWHRNAKDLRRRKVQYIKTKFEIWDDSTSMGFPGIWWGHYQDEVPKVRCNAVVELDYNNYEKRPEVRLVAVQTCQENDFVQSCLQVSNQLDWILDWRGQELQVGRLKVEGSEGLKVCRLKVEGSEGLKVGRLKVEGSEGLKVGRLKVEGSEGLKVGRLKLEGSQELQVGRLKVEGSPDKLQPDNLQPDNLQPDNLQANNLQPPNLQPPNLQPPNLQPPNLQPPNLQPPNLQPPNLQPPNLQPDNRQGLTPLMVYECPTSWDELQVWCRRAIQAERQLAIAYPRPKQLSAQDTWKKLLGIAKFLSRTGQWATLVQLQEKLDLSDRTVELGLNALSVIGFEVSHQDCGVQISWHPREWSSDWPLATLHDWPTATLRERTNVAGNDAIALRARCANALFFAAIEEEQFRRQYFYQVPLSTIAGYSMVGIKQD from the coding sequence ATGTCCGAATCCATTTCTCAATCCCAATGGCAAGTCCTAGCGCCACCTGACTTTCCTCAGTGGTTCATCGAAGCTGTCAAATCCCATACTCATGGCTATTCGGGAGGTTATGCTGCTCAACTGCTGTGGCAACGGGGAATACGAGAGGAGAAACAACTGGCTGGTTTCCTCAATCCAGATTTGTATCAACCTACCAGCCCTTTTGATTTTGGACAGGAAATGAAATGGGCAGTAAAACGCCTACTGCAAGCCCGTGAGGCTGGGGAAAAGGTTGCTATATGGGGGGACTTTGATGCCGATGGAATCACGGCTACTAGTGTCCTCTGGGAAGGACTGGGACAGTTTTTCTGGCAGCACCAACAGCTAAGTTACTACATTCCCAATCGGATGACGGAATCCCATGGTTTGAATTGTCCAGGAATTGACCAACTGAACGCTTCTGGGGTGAAACTTATCGTTACCTGCGATACTGGCAGCACGAATCTGAGGGAAATTGATTATGCTCACCAATTGGGAATGGATGTGATTATCACTGACCACCATACTCTACCAGATGACCGTCCGCCAGTGGTTTCTATCATCAATTCCCGCTATTTTGCTGAAAGTCATCCTTTATTTCATTTGTCTGGAGTGGCGGTAGCCTATAAGTTAGTGGAAGCGATGTATCAGGTTTTACCTAATATTCCCCAACAACGGTTAGAGGGGTTGCTGGATTTGGTGGCAATTGGTCTAATTGCGGATTTAGTGGAATTATCTGGAGATTGTCGTTACCTGGCACAACGGGGGATTGAACAATTGAAGCAGCAACTGAAAACTCGCTCTCGTCCTGGTGTAGCGCGATTGTTAGAGTTGTGTAAACGCAGTGGCGATCGCCCGACGGATATTTCTTTCGGACTTGGCCCGAGAATTAATGCTGTAAGTCGGATTCAAGGAGATGCTTCATTTTGTGTTGAGTTACTGACTAGTAAGGATGAGAAACGTTGTAAGCAACTGGCTTTAGATACGGAATTAGCTAATAGCCGCCGCATGTCTTTACAAAAAGATATTACTAAGCAAGTTAAGGATAAACTTGCCCAACTTGATCTGTCTACTACTAATGTGATTGTCTTAGAGGATCCCCAATGGCCGGTTGGTGTTTTAGGCTTAGTAGCAGGTGAAATTGCTCAGGAATACGGACGCCCGACGATTTTGTTAAGTACCGTTTTGTTAAGTACTGAAAGTAGCGATAGAGAAAGCAAACTGGTAGAAGCCGGTTTAGAGGATAAACACTCCTATAGTATAGCACGGGGTTCGGCTCGTTCTGTTAATAATATTGATCTTTATGAATTAGTCAATTCCCAAGCTCATTTGTTGCATCGCTTCGGAGGTCATCCTTTTGCAGCTGGGTTGAGTTTGCCAGTGGATAATATTCCTTTATTTACGGAAGCGATTAACCAGCAGTTGGCACAAAAACTAGGGACTACGGGTGCTTTGATGATGCCAGCTATAGAAGCGGATTTGGTGGTTAAGGTTGCTGAGTTGGGCAAAGCACTATTTGATGAGTTGAAACACCTGGAACCTTGTGGGATAGGTAATCTTGTGCCAAAATTGCTGATTAAAAACTGTTGGTTTGAGCAGGTTTGGCATCGTAATGCTAAGGATTTGAGAAGGCGGAAAGTACAGTATATTAAAACTAAATTTGAAATTTGGGATGACTCTACGAGTATGGGTTTTCCTGGAATTTGGTGGGGACATTATCAGGATGAAGTCCCTAAAGTTAGATGTAATGCTGTTGTGGAATTAGACTATAATAATTACGAAAAACGTCCAGAAGTGCGCCTCGTTGCTGTGCAAACTTGCCAAGAAAATGATTTTGTCCAGTCTTGTTTACAGGTCTCTAATCAGCTGGATTGGATTTTAGATTGGCGGGGACAAGAGTTACAGGTTGGCAGGTTGAAGGTTGAAGGTTCCGAAGGGTTGAAAGTTTGCAGGTTGAAGGTTGAAGGTTCCGAAGGGTTGAAAGTTGGCAGGTTGAAGGTTGAAGGTTCCGAAGGGTTGAAAGTTGGCAGGTTGAAGGTTGAAGGTTCCGAAGGGTTGAAAGTTGGCAGGTTGAAGCTTGAAGGTTCTCAAGAGTTACAGGTTGGCAGGTTGAAGGTTGAAGGTTCCCCAGACAAGCTTCAACCAGATAACCTTCAACCAGATAACCTTCAACCAGACAACCTTCAAGCAAATAACCTTCAACCTCCTAACCTTCAACCTCCTAACCTTCAACCTCCTAACCTTCAACCTCCTAACCTTCAACCTCCTAACCTTCAACCTCCTAACCTTCAACCTCCTAACCTTCAACCTCCTAACCTTCAACCTGATAACCGGCAAGGTTTAACTCCTCTAATGGTTTATGAGTGTCCGACCAGTTGGGATGAGTTACAAGTATGGTGTAGGAGAGCGATACAGGCAGAACGACAATTAGCGATCGCATATCCACGGCCTAAACAACTATCTGCCCAAGACACCTGGAAAAAGTTGCTAGGAATTGCTAAGTTCCTCAGTCGTACGGGTCAATGGGCTACTTTGGTGCAATTGCAGGAGAAGTTGGATTTAAGCGATCGCACTGTTGAGTTAGGACTGAATGCCCTATCAGTGATTGGTTTTGAAGTTTCTCACCAGGACTGCGGGGTACAAATAAGCTGGCATCCGAGGGAGTGGTCTTCCGATTGGCCGTTGGCCACGCTACACGATTGGCCAACGGCCACGCTACGCGAGCGGACGAATGTTGCTGGAAATGATGCGATTGCGCTACGCGCACGCTGCGCGAACGCATTATTTTTTGCTGCCATTGAGGAGGAACAGTTCCGACGTCAGTATTTTTACCAGGTGCCTCTGTCTACCATTGCCGGATATAGCATGGTTGGTATCAAACAAGATTAG